One Thermoanaerobacterales bacterium genomic window, GCGCCATTGTCACGACGCCGAACACCACACCCACTACCAGAAGCGAGTAAATGAGGTAGCCTACGCCGGCCTGTCCCTGTCTGTAAATCGTGCGGGGCAGGGTTACCTTCAGCAGAAGAACCGGTTTCCCGTAGATGTCCTTCAGGGCGGTGTAACCGGCGACGGATTCTTCATCGACCGGCCTGGTCCAGACCGGCGATTCCTCGGTGAGGGATGAGAGGGCGGCGGAAAAGTCCGCCGGCAGGGACGGGTCGTCTAAGCGCCGCAGATCGAGGGCGACGTGTGTTTCGCGGGCGATCCGCTCCAGTTCCCGGCGGTCCAGGTAGCGTCCCATGACCAGGGCTCCGCGGACCGGGCCCTCCCCTTCGCTGGTGATAACCGGGCGCGAGGCGACAAGCACCGGGCCCCGGGGGAGAAGAATAAAGCCCGTCAAGCTGCTTTCGGGGTCCGGATGCCTGAACAGCGGGCTGGATGGAGAGAGCACGTCCGGCAAGGTGGGCGGAGGAGGCACCTCTTTCTTGTTCCGCCAGTCGGCGAACTTGGCGCACACGACGCGGCCCGAGGAGTCGGCAAACAGCATGAAGTTGACCCGCAGGTCGGTAAAGGTGGTGGAGGTCAGGTTTGATCTAATGTAACCGGGGTTTAGGTCTTGAATAAAGCGGTAGGTGTCGTCCCAGGTGGCCCAGTCCCCGGCGGCTCCGTGCAACCCAGACAGGTCGTCGGATAGGGCGTGAAGGACCCGTTGCACGCCGAGTTCCGTGTTTTGCGCCTCCACTTGGGCGGATGTGCCCAGTAAGATCACGCGCGCGACGGCGTACAGGATGGCCAAAAGGCAGAGAAATGTGAGGCCGATGATGGCCAGTGTTTTCCTGCGGAGGGTCAGGGTGGCACCTTCTCTCTGTTGTCCGGGTTTTATTGACACCGGGGCCGGCCGCCCTTAGAATTCTAAGCACCGGGGCGGGTGGTGTAACCAATGGGATACAGTGTCAAAGAAGTGGCCCGTGAGCTTATGCTTGAACCGGAAGACCTGGTTCCGGTCTTTGTGTCCTTTTTCGAGGAAGCTTCGCAAGTCTTCTCGGAATGTTACCAAGCCCTGAAAACAGCCGACCTTGACGCCCTGCGGGGCCGGTTCCACGCCTTAAAGGGCTCATCCGCCAACCTGCGGATGCACTCCGTGACCGAGTTGGCGATGGCGCTTGAAGACGGCGCCAGGTCGGCGGACCTGGAGCTGATCGCAAGTCTGTTGCCCGGCCTGCAAAAAGCCGTTGATGACATAGAGGAGCGGGTAAGAATTTTTTACGGCTTAAATGAAAGCGCGCTCGGGTAGTTGTGCTTCGCGAAGAAGGCGGCCATCTTTTCCTCAGCTAAAGCTCCGTTAACAGCCAGTTCAATGAACTGTTCCACCAAGCGGGGGTCCCACTGCGAACCGGCGCCCTTTTGCAGGATTTCCAGGGCCGTCTGCCGTTCAAAGGCCTGGCGGTAGGGACGGTCGGTGGTCAGGGCGTCAAAGGCGTCGGCGATGGCCAGGATACGTGCGCCGAAGGGGATTTCCCTGCCGGCCAGGCCGTCTGGGTAGCCGCTGCCGTCAAAATTCTCATGATGGTGCCTGATGATGGGCAGTATGGGCTTGAGGCTGGATACATGTGAACAGATTCTTTCGCCGGCGACGGGGTGCCTCTTGACGATCTCGAATTCCTCCGGGTCAAGTTTACCAGGCTTCGAAAGGACGCCGTCCTTGATGGCCACCCTGCCGATATCGTGGAGTAATCCGGCCATCCGCATCTGCCTGTGGGCGGGTTTTATTCCGGGGAAGATCTTATGGGCCAGCATTTCGGCGTAAAACGCCGTCCGGCGGGAATGGTCCACGCTGTATGTGTCCCTGGCTTCCAGAACCAAGGCAATAGAGATGAGCGTGTTACAGGCGTTCTCAAGCTCGGTCTGCAGGGTCTTGATCCGTAGCAGCGACTTGATGCGGGCGCGCAGTTCCAGGGGATTGAAAGGTTTGGTAATGTAGTCGTCGGCCCCTTTTTCCAGGGACTTCACTTTTTCCTCCGGGTCGCTCAGGGCGGTGACGAGCAGCACGGGGGTCAACCGTGTCTCCTCCGCGTTCCTGACAATGGAAAGCACTGAGTGCCCGTCCATGCCGGGCATCATTACGTCGAGGAGTATCAGGTCCGGTTTCTCCTCGGCGATCTTCTTGAGGGCCTGTCTTCCGCTGCCGGCCTCGATTACGTCGTATTCCTGGAGTTGAGCTTTGAGGAGGGTAAGGCTGGATTGTTGATCATCGACGATCA contains:
- a CDS encoding Hpt domain-containing protein; this encodes MGYSVKEVARELMLEPEDLVPVFVSFFEEASQVFSECYQALKTADLDALRGRFHALKGSSANLRMHSVTELAMALEDGARSADLELIASLLPGLQKAVDDIEERVRIFYGLNESALG
- a CDS encoding response regulator, giving the protein MERPKVLIVDDQQSSLTLLKAQLQEYDVIEAGSGRQALKKIAEEKPDLILLDVMMPGMDGHSVLSIVRNAEETRLTPVLLVTALSDPEEKVKSLEKGADDYITKPFNPLELRARIKSLLRIKTLQTELENACNTLISIALVLEARDTYSVDHSRRTAFYAEMLAHKIFPGIKPAHRQMRMAGLLHDIGRVAIKDGVLSKPGKLDPEEFEIVKRHPVAGERICSHVSSLKPILPIIRHHHENFDGSGYPDGLAGREIPFGARILAIADAFDALTTDRPYRQAFERQTALEILQKGAGSQWDPRLVEQFIELAVNGALAEEKMAAFFAKHNYPSALSFKP